A window of the Garciella nitratireducens DSM 15102 genome harbors these coding sequences:
- a CDS encoding sensor histidine kinase produces the protein MKKWIEILGAYLKGHILNIIIFIICFLIFLVIFLLYSLPLEALKYAFLLIGFFLFLVGSMDYIKFYKKHKILKTIQKNRAISQEAFPSPQNLIEKDYQEWIKGLEEHRKKMIDEKDRKFMNMIDYYTLWSHQIKTPISAMRLLLQSEQSNLREELLEQLFKVEQYVEKVLQYLRIENMENDLVFKRHSLDDIVKQAVRKYAKIFIRRKIKLHYQRLDYEVLTDEKWLLFVIEQILSNSLKYTKQGDIFIYMDKNLPDTLVIEDTGKGIEQEDLPRIFERGFTGYNGRFDKTSTGMGLFLSKQILNRLSHTIAIESIAGKGTKVKIGLDTTDILLE, from the coding sequence ATGAAAAAATGGATAGAGATTTTAGGTGCTTATTTAAAAGGACATATCTTAAATATCATAATTTTTATTATTTGTTTTCTTATCTTTCTTGTAATTTTTTTATTATATTCTTTGCCTTTAGAGGCCTTAAAATATGCTTTTTTACTTATAGGATTTTTTCTTTTTTTAGTAGGAAGTATGGATTATATAAAATTTTATAAAAAGCATAAAATTCTCAAAACCATTCAAAAGAATAGAGCTATTTCACAGGAAGCATTTCCTTCCCCTCAAAATTTAATAGAGAAAGATTATCAAGAGTGGATTAAAGGATTAGAAGAGCATCGAAAAAAAATGATAGATGAAAAAGATAGAAAGTTTATGAATATGATAGATTATTATACTTTATGGTCTCATCAGATCAAAACCCCTATTTCAGCTATGAGGTTACTTTTACAATCAGAACAATCTAACCTTCGTGAAGAACTTTTAGAGCAATTATTTAAAGTAGAGCAATATGTAGAAAAGGTATTACAATATTTACGAATAGAAAATATGGAAAATGACTTAGTATTCAAAAGACATTCTCTTGATGATATAGTGAAGCAAGCCGTAAGGAAATATGCAAAAATTTTTATTCGAAGAAAAATTAAGCTCCATTATCAGAGATTAGATTATGAAGTATTGACAGATGAAAAATGGTTGCTTTTTGTCATAGAACAAATATTATCGAATTCTCTTAAGTATACAAAGCAAGGAGATATCTTTATTTATATGGACAAGAATTTACCGGATACGTTAGTGATCGAAGATACAGGAAAGGGGATTGAGCAGGAGGATTTACCTCGCATATTTGAAAGGGGATTCACGGGATATAATGGAAGATTTGATAAAACTTCTACTGGAATGGGACTATTTCTTTCTAAACAAATTTTAAATCGGTTGTCTCATACTATTGCTATAGAATCCATTGCGGGAAAGGGAACTAAGGTAAAAATAGGATTGGATACTACCGATATCCTTTTAGAATAA
- a CDS encoding hemolysin family protein → MSEDSIGWRLMLQFILIAINAVFACAEIAVLSSNENKIDAMSKEGNKRAKRLLTLIEEPSRFLSTIQVGITFAGFLASAFAADHFSSILVDWFLKIGVALNPVALNSIAVIIITIILSFFTLIFGELVPKRIAMKNPDKISLVISGWICWISKIFSPIVWILTQSTNAILHLIGIDPHEELEEVTEEDIRMMVDQGSEKGSINPTEKQMIHNIFEFDNKEAEDVMTHRTDVDLLWLEDSDEEWEKTIYESRHTYYPICHESTDNIVGVLNTKDYFRLKDKSRKNVLEKAVKPAYFVPETVRTDILFYNMKTSRNHFAVVMDEYGGMTGIITMSDLLEQLVGDLDDDDSLPVEPPFIQQIDSNTWKIQGCTPLKLIKEQLGIEFPDNEDYDTFGGFVFGILGTIPKDGSTPELEILGLHIQVLKIKDHRLENAIVQLLPETDEENKKQENKRKEEE, encoded by the coding sequence TTGTCAGAAGATTCTATAGGATGGCGGCTTATGCTTCAGTTCATTTTAATTGCCATCAATGCAGTGTTTGCATGTGCTGAAATTGCAGTTTTGTCATCTAATGAAAATAAAATTGACGCGATGAGCAAAGAGGGAAATAAGAGAGCTAAAAGGCTTTTAACTTTGATAGAAGAGCCTTCAAGATTTCTTTCTACGATTCAAGTGGGAATTACTTTTGCAGGATTTTTAGCCAGTGCTTTTGCAGCAGATCATTTTTCTAGTATATTAGTGGATTGGTTTTTAAAAATAGGAGTTGCATTAAATCCGGTTGCTCTTAATTCTATTGCTGTAATAATAATTACCATTATTCTATCTTTTTTTACTCTTATTTTTGGAGAATTGGTTCCTAAAAGAATTGCTATGAAAAACCCTGATAAAATTTCTCTTGTCATTTCTGGGTGGATTTGTTGGATTTCCAAAATTTTTAGTCCTATTGTATGGATTTTAACCCAATCTACTAATGCAATTCTTCATCTGATAGGAATTGATCCTCATGAAGAGTTGGAAGAAGTTACAGAAGAAGATATTCGTATGATGGTGGATCAAGGAAGCGAAAAGGGTTCTATTAATCCCACTGAAAAACAAATGATACACAATATATTTGAGTTTGACAATAAAGAAGCAGAAGATGTAATGACGCATCGAACGGATGTAGATCTTTTATGGTTAGAAGATAGCGATGAAGAATGGGAGAAGACTATTTATGAAAGTAGACATACTTATTATCCCATTTGTCATGAAAGTACAGACAATATTGTAGGAGTTTTAAATACCAAAGATTATTTTCGTTTAAAGGATAAATCCCGAAAAAATGTTTTAGAAAAGGCAGTAAAACCTGCTTATTTTGTTCCAGAGACTGTTCGTACAGATATTTTGTTTTATAATATGAAAACCAGCAGAAATCATTTCGCAGTAGTGATGGATGAATATGGAGGAATGACAGGGATTATTACTATGAGTGATTTATTAGAGCAATTAGTAGGGGATCTGGATGATGATGATTCTTTACCTGTAGAACCTCCTTTTATCCAACAAATTGATTCTAATACATGGAAAATTCAAGGTTGTACTCCATTAAAATTAATTAAAGAACAATTAGGAATAGAGTTTCCGGATAATGAAGATTATGATACCTTTGGAGGTTTTGTATTTGGAATATTAGGAACTATCCCTAAAGATGGGAGTACTCCAGAATTAGAAATTTTAGGACTTCATATTCAAGTCTTGAAAATCAAAGATCATCGTTTAGAAAATGCGATAGTACAACTTTTACCAGAAACTGATGAAGAAAATAAAAAACAAGAAAATAAAAGGAAGGAAGAAGAGTAA
- a CDS encoding glutamine synthetase has product MRDLLYVIPPQEHSIETLKRIFREHPEIKFVSLMGVDMGGNATDEKIPIHLFTQDIENFLTYGIQTDGSSVVLHEIAVLNNAKLDIIPDLEVNWFIDYNYELLEEETQLPIGTLKIPSFLVHDNKKVDSRSILNRAEKYFKKSTLELLKKHPHLLKNLGLHSVEEIESIELTAATELEFWVKSPEDGADIEKLSTSQTLKEQYWKRTQGIVRTAMEKTILVMEKYGFQPEMGHKEVGGIRSKITGDGKSNHVMEQLEIDWKYSSPIQTGDNELLMRQLVEDIFHGYGLEVTFRAKPIEGVAGSGEHTHVGASLKLKNGKRKNLFAPMDMKEDFLGILGYGALMGILRNYEIVNPFITNTIDAFNRLKPGFEAPVCVVTSLGHSAKEPSRNRSILVGLVRDIENPMSTRFEVRSPNPYSNTYLVMAALYQVMLDGMCAASESRKDNKELEKEISKNPGEESFYLDRNRAYRSEENVFEYYTEQQRNERFGIPPATPWENIQAFESYKDRVQILLKGGVMTEDIIRSVATSTLDRWRKELATRVLDDNMDFIRDCKKLHNEETANDLDQELWERVNALKIELMKSSKQRISILGGIREALKKGDYQTASDLQLVMIEKMEELRNAYTEYRHNLFQVSL; this is encoded by the coding sequence ATGAGAGATTTATTATATGTTATACCTCCACAAGAACATAGTATAGAAACTCTAAAAAGAATTTTTAGAGAACATCCAGAAATAAAATTTGTATCTTTAATGGGTGTGGATATGGGAGGAAATGCTACTGATGAAAAAATTCCAATTCATTTGTTTACACAAGATATAGAAAATTTTTTAACTTATGGAATTCAAACTGATGGATCTAGTGTAGTGCTTCACGAAATTGCTGTTTTAAATAATGCTAAATTAGATATCATTCCAGATTTAGAGGTAAATTGGTTTATAGACTATAATTATGAATTATTAGAGGAAGAAACCCAGTTACCTATAGGGACGTTAAAAATTCCTTCTTTTTTAGTACATGATAATAAAAAAGTAGATTCTAGATCTATTTTAAATCGAGCAGAGAAGTATTTTAAAAAGTCTACGTTAGAATTATTAAAAAAGCATCCTCATCTTTTAAAGAATTTAGGCCTTCATAGTGTAGAGGAAATCGAAAGTATTGAACTTACTGCAGCAACAGAATTAGAATTTTGGGTCAAAAGCCCAGAGGATGGTGCGGATATTGAAAAGCTTAGTACTTCTCAAACCCTAAAAGAACAATACTGGAAAAGAACTCAAGGGATTGTTCGGACGGCAATGGAAAAAACCATATTGGTAATGGAAAAATATGGTTTTCAACCAGAAATGGGCCATAAGGAAGTGGGGGGAATTCGAAGTAAGATTACAGGGGATGGTAAATCCAATCATGTTATGGAGCAATTAGAAATTGACTGGAAATATAGTTCTCCGATTCAAACAGGAGATAATGAACTATTGATGCGACAATTGGTTGAAGATATTTTCCATGGGTATGGATTAGAGGTTACTTTTCGAGCAAAACCTATTGAGGGAGTTGCTGGAAGTGGAGAGCATACTCATGTAGGAGCGAGCTTAAAGTTAAAAAATGGAAAAAGAAAGAATCTTTTTGCTCCTATGGACATGAAAGAAGATTTTTTAGGAATTTTAGGATATGGTGCCCTGATGGGAATTCTTCGAAATTATGAGATTGTAAATCCTTTTATTACGAATACGATTGATGCTTTTAATCGCTTAAAGCCAGGATTTGAGGCACCTGTCTGTGTGGTAACTTCTTTAGGGCATAGTGCAAAAGAACCTTCTAGGAATCGTTCTATTTTAGTAGGTTTGGTTCGAGATATTGAAAATCCTATGTCTACAAGATTTGAGGTAAGATCTCCTAATCCTTATTCTAATACTTATTTAGTAATGGCTGCTCTTTATCAAGTAATGTTAGATGGGATGTGTGCTGCTTCAGAAAGTAGAAAGGATAATAAAGAATTAGAAAAAGAGATTTCCAAAAATCCTGGAGAGGAAAGTTTTTATTTGGATCGAAACCGTGCTTATCGAAGTGAGGAAAATGTGTTTGAATATTATACTGAACAACAAAGAAATGAAAGATTTGGAATTCCACCTGCAACGCCATGGGAAAATATACAAGCATTTGAAAGTTATAAAGATCGAGTACAAATTCTATTAAAAGGTGGAGTAATGACAGAAGATATTATTCGATCTGTTGCGACAAGTACTCTAGATCGATGGAGAAAAGAACTTGCAACTAGGGTCTTGGATGATAATATGGATTTTATTCGAGATTGTAAAAAGCTTCATAATGAAGAAACTGCTAATGATTTAGATCAAGAACTTTGGGAAAGAGTAAATGCTCTTAAAATAGAATTAATGAAAAGCTCTAAGCAAAGAATATCTATTCTTGGAGGAATTCGAGAGGCATTGAAAAAAGGAGATTATCAAACGGCTTCTGATCTACAATTGGTAATGATAGAAAAGATGGAAGAACTAAGAAATGCATATACAGAATATCGACACAATTTATTTCAGGTGTCGTTATAA
- a CDS encoding SagB/ThcOx family dehydrogenase encodes MKIENIKKEVIQSNFPKSKTLQSDESQGVRQPFLQKSYDEKAKIIELPEVGEEIVQKLDVYQCLKERRSVRKYAKEDITLKQLSFLLWATQGVEKMVGKNKKTTYRTVPSGGGRHPFETYLVINQVQELDKGLYRYLPLEHKLLQIQVGDFSNQVAQNSMGQKYIENAAVVFIWSVVPYRTEWRYTINTPKLVLLDAGHVCQNLYIACEAIGCGTCAVACYDQEKMDQLIGVDGQEEFTIYLAPVGKRI; translated from the coding sequence ATGAAAATAGAAAATATAAAAAAAGAAGTCATTCAGTCCAATTTTCCAAAGTCTAAGACATTACAAAGTGATGAGAGTCAAGGAGTGAGACAGCCTTTTTTACAAAAATCTTATGATGAAAAGGCTAAGATAATAGAACTTCCAGAAGTAGGAGAAGAGATTGTTCAAAAATTAGATGTGTATCAATGCTTAAAGGAGAGAAGAAGTGTTAGAAAATATGCAAAAGAAGATATAACTTTAAAACAATTATCTTTTTTATTATGGGCAACACAAGGAGTAGAAAAAATGGTAGGGAAAAATAAAAAAACTACTTATCGAACTGTCCCTTCAGGGGGAGGAAGACATCCTTTTGAAACATATTTGGTAATTAATCAAGTTCAAGAATTAGACAAAGGATTATATCGTTATTTGCCACTGGAACATAAATTATTGCAGATACAAGTAGGAGATTTTTCAAATCAAGTAGCACAAAATAGTATGGGACAAAAGTATATAGAAAATGCTGCCGTGGTATTTATTTGGAGTGTTGTTCCTTATCGAACGGAATGGAGATATACAATTAATACGCCTAAATTAGTTCTTTTAGATGCAGGTCATGTTTGTCAAAATCTTTATATTGCTTGTGAAGCGATTGGTTGTGGGACTTGTGCTGTGGCTTGTTATGATCAAGAAAAAATGGATCAATTAATTGGAGTAGATGGACAAGAGGAATTTACTATTTATCTTGCTCCTGTAGGAAAAAGAATATAG
- a CDS encoding response regulator transcription factor, with translation MYKILIIEDDRTIARVMAEYLRKWNYEVIYVTDFKNILKQVVEFHPHLILLDVMLPFFNGFYWCGEIRKISKVPIMFISSMQDNMNMIMAMNMGGDDFIVKPFDLNVLAAKVRALIRRAYSFQGEINVREHKGAILNLSDATLTYQDKKLELTKNEYKILELLMEYAGKVVPREEIMQRLWEDDNFIDDNTLTVNVTRLRKKLAQLGLEQFIITKKGLGYMVK, from the coding sequence ATGTATAAGATTTTGATTATTGAGGATGATAGGACTATTGCTAGAGTGATGGCAGAATATTTAAGAAAGTGGAATTATGAAGTTATTTATGTCACGGATTTTAAAAATATTTTGAAGCAAGTAGTTGAATTTCATCCTCATTTAATATTACTCGATGTAATGTTACCATTTTTTAATGGATTTTATTGGTGTGGAGAAATACGTAAGATATCTAAAGTCCCCATTATGTTTATATCTTCCATGCAAGATAATATGAATATGATTATGGCCATGAATATGGGTGGAGACGATTTTATCGTAAAACCTTTTGATTTAAATGTTTTAGCTGCAAAAGTAAGAGCACTTATCCGACGAGCTTATTCTTTTCAGGGAGAAATAAATGTAAGAGAACATAAGGGAGCCATTTTAAATCTTAGTGATGCAACATTGACTTATCAGGATAAAAAATTAGAATTAACTAAGAATGAATATAAAATTTTAGAACTGCTTATGGAATATGCAGGGAAGGTAGTGCCTCGTGAGGAAATTATGCAGCGTCTTTGGGAGGATGATAATTTTATTGACGATAATACTTTGACAGTTAATGTTACCCGTTTGCGTAAAAAACTTGCACAATTAGGACTTGAACAGTTTATTATTACAAAAAAAGGGCTTGGATATATGGTGAAATAA